aaacaataaaaactaaactgaaaacaataaaacccactctggattttaaaaaaaatgaaaaaataaaagctaattaAATCCATAAATGAAACTGTGGTAACAGCGTCTACAAAACAAAGATTAGAGGAAAGATTTTGGGCTCGATTATCAGACGAACACTCAATAAAGCCGATCTGGAGAGAGGGGATCGGGCAGGCGTACTTCTCTTCCCGTCGGGGTCGGCGTGGACTTTGCGGACCAGGAAGCCGCTCTTGTAGAGCTCGCCGTCGGCCTGCTGGGCGACGCCCACCAGCGGGTTCCCTCCGCTGCCGAGCCTCTTCATGGTGTGGGAGGCCGAGTCCGTTCGGACGTCGGCCAGCTCCGACATGGActtcctcagctcctcctcatcAC
The window above is part of the Plectropomus leopardus isolate mb unplaced genomic scaffold, YSFRI_Pleo_2.0 unplaced_scaffold433, whole genome shotgun sequence genome. Proteins encoded here:
- the LOC121939203 gene encoding PH and SEC7 domain-containing protein 2-like; this translates as MSELADVRTDSASHTMKRLGSGGNPLVGVAQQADGELYKSGFLVRKVHADPDGKRTPRGKRGWKSFYAMLKGLVLYLQK